One Cellulomonas taurus genomic region harbors:
- a CDS encoding heme oxygenase (biliverdin-producing) — MTATTSAPTTDESLSALLRTGTRGEHQAAESSAFVDRLLAGDLTAAAYTDLAAQLLHVYRALEQVGDSLADDPVGSTLVFEALRRAPALEHDLAALSGADWRERPDVITPHPVTAAYTARILAGGLTGYVAHAYTRYLGDLSGGQIIARMVQRHYGIPEDALTFYRFPEIDKLKPFKDVYRARLDALTLTAEQRHAVVAESREAFRANRELFTVLGAAHLS; from the coding sequence ATGACCGCGACCACATCCGCCCCGACCACCGACGAGAGCCTCTCGGCGCTGCTGCGCACGGGGACCCGTGGTGAGCACCAGGCGGCCGAGTCGTCCGCGTTCGTGGACCGACTGCTCGCAGGTGATCTCACCGCCGCCGCGTACACGGATCTCGCGGCCCAGCTGCTGCACGTCTACCGCGCGCTGGAGCAGGTCGGCGACTCCCTGGCCGACGACCCGGTCGGCAGCACCCTGGTCTTCGAGGCACTGCGCCGCGCCCCGGCCCTGGAGCACGATCTGGCGGCGCTGTCCGGCGCCGACTGGCGGGAGCGACCCGACGTGATCACCCCGCACCCGGTCACCGCCGCGTACACCGCGCGGATCCTGGCCGGCGGTCTCACCGGGTACGTCGCCCACGCCTACACCCGCTACCTCGGTGACCTGTCCGGCGGCCAGATCATCGCCCGGATGGTGCAGCGGCACTACGGCATCCCGGAGGACGCCCTGACGTTCTACCGCTTCCCGGAGATCGACAAGCTGAAGCCGTTCAAGGACGTGTACCGGGCCCGTCTCGACGCCCTGACGCTGACCGCCGAGCAGCGGCACGCGGTGGTGGCGGAATCACGCGAGGCGTTCCGGGCGAACCGGGAGCTCTTCACGGTCCTGGGTGCCGCCCACCTGAGCTGA
- a CDS encoding LuxR family transcriptional regulator: MTFCHSTLLDESLDAIALRESIVILGRPMSGRSTVLQAVTRHLRESGHDPVVVHGVRGLDPSTSPLGLAQMAGPMPRSADLTVSTLFPALVERLGHHDQVLLIDDLDDLDDTSVALLEHAVDRTRAAVVATARVRRDDGARLPFPAALRLDIRPLGFEECAELLADQLGGVVEPATVARLMTKSAGLPGLLVRFASAARRAGRLVQRGDLWQATSDLWNPGISRVVATFLSDLSPEPIAGLLRLARVGACDLDAARALVPDGVLQELEERQLIEVTDDEPPVLAISPPLLAEYLRRAATPLMRAITSADGDVPDDEPATRTSEVFGPAVLLQARQRRVHARAQARWDADPGPGAAADLIRALIARGVDRREVLRVIERTDPGSGPPDETLRYRDVVARWHAWVDADLPSATAVLTGPVHSPDAGRTRLGSARLAAHLASVTAGPWTPRRTPAAAPWCPAAPVVEALIAGDGHRAATALAALPEPVDAEERTARALWRVQAAALRGDDLDHLLAITREHRGRALSALDGAGVALHSHALTVGLFLQGRFAEAETVLDAVLAIGVPPFPHMPVQVGSLAMLAALQARRGRFDLAESTQRQAERFGVVHSYLPFGSTQWSRAYIDALREGDAGLGALWDAGLVLERRGFVPAALAVWTFGVGSWSAHRLAHLHEVADRASHPLFAPMISYQDALASRDPAVLEQAFTALRTARRPFFAGVIARTLAALYRNDERSAEHWRSRAHALADEVGCTPLDLTPGRSLRTAVTPREQDILRLVVAGRSNTEIAASCFLSVRTVENHVHRIIRKLGVPSRADLGEVWK; the protein is encoded by the coding sequence ATGACCTTCTGCCACTCGACGCTGCTCGACGAGTCACTCGACGCGATCGCCCTGCGCGAGAGCATCGTGATCCTCGGTCGGCCGATGTCGGGGCGCAGCACGGTGCTGCAGGCGGTGACCCGCCATCTGCGCGAGTCCGGCCACGACCCGGTGGTGGTCCACGGGGTGCGCGGGCTCGACCCGTCGACATCGCCGCTCGGGCTGGCGCAGATGGCCGGACCCATGCCTCGGAGCGCCGACCTGACGGTGTCCACCCTGTTCCCGGCGCTGGTCGAACGGCTCGGGCACCACGACCAGGTGCTCCTGATCGACGATCTGGACGACCTGGACGACACATCGGTCGCGCTGCTCGAACACGCGGTGGACCGCACGCGGGCAGCCGTCGTCGCCACCGCCCGGGTCCGCCGCGACGACGGTGCCAGGCTGCCGTTCCCGGCGGCGCTGCGCCTGGACATCCGGCCCCTCGGCTTCGAGGAGTGCGCGGAGCTGCTGGCCGACCAGCTCGGCGGAGTGGTGGAACCCGCGACCGTCGCCCGCCTGATGACCAAGTCCGCCGGACTGCCCGGGCTCCTGGTCCGGTTCGCCTCCGCCGCGCGCCGGGCCGGGCGGCTGGTGCAGCGCGGCGACCTCTGGCAGGCCACCTCCGATCTGTGGAATCCGGGCATCTCCCGGGTGGTCGCCACCTTCCTCTCGGATCTGTCCCCGGAGCCGATCGCCGGGCTGCTCCGACTGGCACGGGTGGGGGCATGCGACCTCGACGCGGCGCGTGCGCTGGTCCCCGACGGGGTGCTGCAGGAGCTGGAGGAACGACAGCTGATCGAGGTGACCGACGACGAGCCGCCGGTGCTCGCGATCAGCCCACCCCTGCTGGCCGAGTACCTGCGCCGGGCAGCGACCCCGCTGATGCGGGCGATCACCAGCGCGGACGGCGATGTCCCCGACGACGAGCCGGCGACCAGGACGAGCGAGGTGTTCGGTCCCGCCGTGCTGCTCCAGGCACGGCAGCGCCGGGTGCATGCCCGCGCTCAGGCGCGCTGGGACGCCGATCCCGGACCGGGCGCCGCCGCCGATCTGATCCGCGCGCTCATCGCGCGGGGGGTGGACCGGCGCGAGGTGCTGCGCGTGATCGAGCGCACCGATCCCGGCTCGGGGCCGCCGGACGAGACCCTCCGCTACCGGGACGTCGTCGCCCGATGGCACGCCTGGGTGGACGCCGACCTGCCCTCGGCCACCGCGGTCCTCACCGGCCCGGTCCACAGCCCTGATGCCGGGCGGACGCGGCTCGGGTCGGCCCGGCTGGCGGCGCACCTGGCATCGGTGACGGCCGGACCCTGGACACCCCGCCGGACACCCGCCGCCGCCCCGTGGTGCCCGGCCGCCCCCGTCGTCGAGGCGCTCATCGCCGGTGACGGGCACCGCGCGGCGACCGCGCTCGCCGCGCTGCCGGAGCCGGTCGACGCGGAGGAGCGCACAGCGCGCGCCCTGTGGCGAGTGCAGGCGGCCGCGTTGCGGGGTGACGACCTGGACCATCTGCTCGCGATCACCCGGGAGCACCGGGGCCGGGCGCTCAGCGCCCTGGACGGCGCGGGCGTGGCGCTGCACTCGCACGCCCTGACCGTCGGACTGTTCCTGCAGGGCCGGTTCGCCGAGGCCGAGACGGTGCTGGACGCGGTGCTGGCCATCGGAGTGCCGCCCTTCCCGCACATGCCGGTGCAGGTGGGCAGTCTCGCGATGCTCGCCGCGCTCCAGGCCAGACGCGGGCGCTTCGACCTGGCCGAGTCCACCCAACGGCAGGCCGAGCGGTTCGGTGTCGTCCACTCCTACCTCCCGTTCGGGTCGACCCAGTGGTCGCGGGCGTACATCGACGCGCTCCGGGAGGGGGACGCCGGGCTGGGCGCCCTGTGGGACGCGGGACTGGTGCTGGAACGACGCGGGTTCGTCCCCGCGGCGCTCGCGGTGTGGACGTTCGGGGTCGGCAGCTGGTCGGCCCACCGGCTGGCCCACCTGCACGAGGTGGCCGACCGGGCCTCGCACCCGCTCTTCGCCCCGATGATCAGCTACCAGGACGCCCTCGCCAGCCGCGACCCGGCCGTCCTGGAACAGGCCTTCACCGCCCTGCGCACAGCGCGTCGACCGTTCTTCGCCGGGGTGATCGCGCGGACGCTCGCCGCCCTGTACCGCAACGACGAACGGTCCGCCGAGCACTGGCGGTCCCGCGCGCACGCCCTCGCCGACGAGGTCGGGTGCACGCCGCTGGACCTGACCCCCGGCCGGTCGCTGCGCACCGCCGTCACGCCGCGGGAGCAGGACATCCTCCGCCTGGTCGTGGCCGGGCGGAGCAACACGGAGATCGCCGCGAGCTGCTTCCTCAGCGTGCGCACGGTCGAGAACCACGTCCACCGCATCATCCGCAAGCTCGGCGTCCCCAGCCGTGCAGACCTCGGGGAGGTATGGAAGTGA
- a CDS encoding TetR/AcrR family transcriptional regulator: protein MPKIIGGSLHEHREQTRLKLFAALAELMTERGFDAITLADIASAAGIGRTAVYNHFADKEAMLLGFIMHETEQYVVALEHELDGIDDPTEKLRTYIRAQSRLKRDYHLVSGADLRSVLSRGTQQRVREHVIMLEQVLRRILAAGIDSGAFPAQDLGTSVALVNACLTRTLPPDGEAREQAIESTVTFVLRAVGADPELAAA from the coding sequence ATGCCCAAGATCATCGGCGGATCCCTGCACGAGCACCGGGAGCAGACCCGCCTGAAGCTGTTCGCCGCGCTGGCGGAGCTGATGACCGAGCGGGGCTTCGACGCGATCACCCTCGCGGACATCGCCTCGGCCGCAGGCATCGGTCGGACCGCGGTGTACAACCACTTCGCCGACAAGGAGGCGATGCTGCTCGGCTTCATCATGCACGAGACCGAGCAGTACGTGGTCGCCCTCGAGCACGAGCTGGACGGCATCGACGACCCGACCGAGAAGCTGCGCACCTACATCCGCGCCCAGTCCCGGCTCAAGCGCGACTACCACCTGGTCAGCGGCGCTGACCTGCGGTCGGTGCTGTCCCGGGGCACCCAGCAGCGGGTCCGCGAGCACGTGATCATGCTGGAGCAGGTGCTGCGCCGGATCCTGGCCGCCGGCATCGACTCCGGCGCCTTCCCCGCGCAGGACCTGGGCACCTCGGTCGCCCTGGTGAACGCCTGCCTGACCCGCACCCTGCCGCCGGACGGCGAGGCGCGTGAGCAGGCGATCGAGTCGACGGTGACCTTCGTGCTGCGCGCCGTCGGTGCCGACCCGGAGCTGGCCGCCGCCTGA
- a CDS encoding BldC family transcriptional regulator, whose translation MKIIARADDDLMTPAEVAAVFGVQAKTVAAWARAGRLASVRTLGGHRRYRREDVQRLLEPPRVGAVPRTRVGDVTVRD comes from the coding sequence GTGAAGATCATCGCGAGAGCCGACGACGACCTGATGACGCCGGCGGAGGTCGCCGCCGTGTTCGGCGTCCAGGCGAAGACGGTGGCCGCATGGGCCCGGGCCGGACGGCTCGCGTCCGTGCGGACCCTGGGCGGTCATCGCCGTTACCGCCGGGAGGACGTGCAGCGACTGCTGGAACCACCGCGGGTCGGTGCGGTGCCGCGCACCCGGGTCGGTGACGTGACCGTGCGGGACTGA